The Pantoea vagans genome includes a window with the following:
- a CDS encoding sensor histidine kinase, translating to MNKWRLFPRSLRQLVLLAFLLVLLPLLVLAWQAWESLSALSDQAADTNRNTFTDVRRSEAMARTALELERSYRQYCVLGDATLQKLYQTQWTRYGQMLASHAASLPDLPPFKVLQTALPQLANVQCDNGNPQAVAATALERFSDANAQMVQATREVVFSRGLQLQREIADRGQFFGWQALILFLISLALVLLFTGMIIGPVKRVERMINRLGQGKALGDSVSFRGPREIRSLGQRIVWLSERLSWLEAQRHEFLRHLSHELKTPLASLREGTELLADQVAGPLNAEQQEVVAILDTSSRHLQRLIEQLLDYNRKLADGPLALEPVAINDIVDAVVKVHSLPASARQLTTHVDLQVTHCLAEATLLQRVIDNLYSNAVNYGSESGNIWLQSQQKGNQVWIEVANTGTPIPAEEQAMIFEPFYQGSQQRKGPVKGSGLGLSIAKDCLRRMQGDLQLVTRKDADVCFRIILTTSAGNA from the coding sequence GTGAATAAATGGCGTCTGTTTCCCCGTTCTCTCAGGCAATTAGTGTTGCTGGCTTTCCTGCTGGTGCTGCTGCCGCTGTTAGTGCTGGCGTGGCAAGCGTGGGAAAGCCTCTCAGCGTTGAGCGATCAGGCGGCTGATACCAACCGCAATACCTTCACCGATGTCCGCCGAAGCGAAGCAATGGCGCGCACGGCACTGGAGTTGGAACGCAGCTACCGACAGTATTGCGTGCTGGGTGATGCCACGCTGCAAAAGCTGTATCAGACACAATGGACCCGTTACGGTCAGATGCTGGCAAGCCATGCCGCCAGCCTGCCGGATCTTCCCCCCTTTAAAGTGCTGCAGACGGCCTTACCGCAATTAGCCAACGTGCAATGTGACAATGGCAATCCACAGGCCGTTGCCGCAACGGCACTGGAACGTTTTTCAGACGCGAATGCGCAAATGGTGCAGGCAACGCGCGAAGTGGTGTTCTCTCGTGGGTTACAACTGCAACGTGAAATTGCCGATCGCGGCCAGTTCTTTGGCTGGCAAGCGCTGATACTCTTTCTTATCAGCCTGGCGCTTGTGCTGTTGTTTACCGGTATGATCATCGGTCCGGTCAAACGCGTCGAACGCATGATTAATCGTCTGGGGCAGGGCAAAGCACTGGGTGACAGCGTGAGTTTTCGAGGCCCAAGGGAGATCCGTTCACTCGGGCAACGTATTGTCTGGCTCAGCGAACGTCTGAGCTGGCTGGAAGCACAGCGACATGAGTTTCTGCGTCATCTTTCACATGAACTGAAAACACCGCTGGCCAGCCTGCGCGAAGGCACAGAGCTGTTGGCCGATCAGGTCGCTGGGCCACTAAATGCGGAGCAGCAGGAAGTGGTGGCGATTCTGGATACCAGCAGCCGTCATTTACAGCGTCTTATTGAACAGCTGCTGGATTACAATCGTAAGCTGGCGGATGGCCCTCTGGCGCTGGAGCCGGTGGCGATTAATGACATCGTTGATGCGGTGGTAAAAGTTCATTCACTGCCTGCCAGCGCGCGGCAGTTGACCACGCATGTTGATTTACAGGTCACGCATTGTCTGGCCGAGGCCACGTTGTTGCAACGCGTCATCGATAACCTCTATTCGAACGCCGTGAACTACGGCAGCGAATCCGGTAATATCTGGCTGCAGAGCCAGCAGAAAGGCAACCAGGTATGGATTGAGGTGGCGAATACCGGCACACCGATTCCCGCAGAAGAACAGGCTATGATCTTTGAGCCCTTTTATCAGGGCAGCCAGCAGCGCAAAGGGCCGGTTAAAGGCAGCGGGCTGGGCTTAAGCATCGCCAAAGATTGCTTGCGCAGGATGCAAGGCGATTTGCAATTGGTGACGCGCAAGGATGCAGATGTATGTTTTCGAATTATTTTGACTACCAGCGCCGGGAATGCCTGA
- the qseG gene encoding two-component system QseEF-associated lipoprotein QseG — MKLSLMKLFSCALMAFGLSACQTPPTGSTLHDSASLAEPDLRLPDYLATDCQNVWKIETPAAMSNPLYWQRAIDCAERLSPAEARAEARRWPVQGWARAYKQSILLANGNVTPIERRQYLDTLDGYSAAYPTAVRPLLQLWRSNQAAQLALSGERSRYAALQQSNDAELDSLRQQQTKLRQSLEETQRKLERLTDIERQLSSRKAPDSSDTSHGASDAQSEDQ, encoded by the coding sequence ATGAAACTCTCCCTGATGAAACTTTTCAGCTGCGCGTTAATGGCGTTTGGCCTGAGTGCCTGCCAGACGCCGCCAACGGGCAGCACCTTGCATGATAGTGCCAGTCTGGCTGAACCAGACCTGCGGCTGCCCGATTATTTGGCCACCGATTGCCAAAATGTCTGGAAGATTGAAACTCCTGCGGCGATGAGCAATCCCCTTTACTGGCAGCGCGCCATCGACTGTGCTGAAAGGTTATCTCCTGCTGAAGCACGCGCTGAGGCGCGTCGTTGGCCGGTACAGGGCTGGGCGAGAGCCTATAAACAAAGCATCCTTCTGGCCAATGGCAATGTGACGCCAATCGAGCGCCGCCAGTATTTGGACACATTAGATGGCTACAGCGCGGCTTATCCCACGGCGGTTCGTCCACTGTTACAACTGTGGCGCAGTAATCAGGCGGCACAGTTAGCGCTCAGTGGTGAGCGTAGCCGCTATGCTGCGTTGCAGCAGAGCAATGACGCCGAACTCGATAGCCTGCGCCAGCAGCAGACTAAACTGCGTCAGTCGCTGGAAGAGACCCAGCGCAAGCTTGAGCGCTTAACGGACATTGAACGCCAGCTGTCATCACGTAAAGCACCTGACAGTAGCGATACGTCGCACGGTGCCAGTGATGCGCAAAGTGAGGATCAGTAA
- the hmpA gene encoding NO-inducible flavohemoprotein, with product MLDAQTIATVKSSLPAIAQVGPQLTGHFYQRLLTQHPELKDVFNMNNQRSGNQREALFNAIVAYGSNLENLAVLLPAVEKIAQKHTSLNIQPAQYAVVGETLLATIEELLNPGDEVLEAWGKAYGVLANVFIQREEEIYRTSEEKAGGWRGARDFRIRAINQESSVIKSFELVPNDGQPVADFLPGQYLAVSLRPAGSDNIQHRQYSLTHLPNGKAYRIAVKREEHGSVSGWLHANAKVGDIVQCAAPAGDFFLQTASSSPVTLISAGVGQTPMLAMLASLADQQHAGAVNWLHAAECKSQHAFADEVKATGARLATFSSHIWYRQPESQDAGSYDAQGLMDLASVSGELNQQDRQYWLCGPLPFMQFVARQLVDAGVSADRIHYEVFGPHKVL from the coding sequence ATGCTAGATGCGCAGACTATCGCTACCGTTAAATCTTCTTTACCCGCCATCGCCCAGGTTGGCCCTCAACTCACCGGCCACTTCTATCAGCGTTTGTTAACACAACACCCAGAGTTAAAAGACGTGTTCAACATGAATAATCAGCGCAGCGGCAACCAGCGTGAAGCGTTGTTCAATGCGATTGTGGCGTACGGTAGCAATCTGGAAAATCTGGCGGTGTTATTGCCCGCGGTGGAGAAGATCGCACAGAAACATACCAGCCTGAACATTCAGCCTGCGCAGTACGCCGTGGTGGGTGAAACCTTGCTGGCAACCATTGAAGAGCTGCTCAATCCGGGCGATGAGGTGCTGGAAGCCTGGGGTAAAGCTTACGGCGTGCTGGCTAATGTGTTTATTCAGCGTGAAGAAGAGATTTATCGTACATCCGAAGAGAAAGCCGGTGGCTGGCGTGGTGCGCGAGACTTCCGTATCCGCGCCATCAATCAGGAAAGTTCGGTCATCAAAAGCTTTGAGCTGGTGCCTAATGATGGGCAGCCAGTGGCTGATTTCTTACCCGGACAGTATCTGGCGGTGAGTCTGCGCCCCGCTGGCAGCGACAATATTCAGCATCGCCAGTATTCACTGACGCATCTGCCTAACGGAAAAGCCTATCGCATTGCCGTTAAGCGCGAAGAACACGGCAGCGTTTCAGGCTGGCTTCATGCCAACGCCAAAGTCGGCGACATTGTGCAGTGTGCGGCGCCCGCCGGTGATTTCTTCCTGCAAACCGCATCCTCGTCCCCTGTCACGCTAATCTCAGCCGGTGTCGGACAGACCCCGATGCTGGCGATGCTGGCCAGCCTTGCCGACCAACAGCATGCAGGTGCCGTCAACTGGCTGCATGCCGCCGAATGCAAATCACAGCATGCGTTTGCTGATGAAGTTAAAGCCACAGGCGCACGCCTGGCAACATTCAGCAGCCATATCTGGTATCGACAGCCTGAAAGCCAGGATGCGGGAAGTTATGATGCGCAGGGATTGATGGATCTCGCCAGCGTCTCAGGCGAATTAAATCAGCAAGATCGCCAATACTGGCTGTGTGGCCCGCTGCCGTTTATGCAGTTTGTCGCCCGCCAGCTGGTTGATGCCGGAGTCAGTGCCGATCGCATCCACTATGAAGTCTTCGGTCCACATAAAGTGCTGTAA
- the glnB gene encoding nitrogen regulatory protein P-II, which yields MKKIDAIIKPFKLDDVREALAEVGITGMTVSEVKGFGRQKGHTELYRGAEYMVDFLPKVKIEMVVGDDIVDTCVEAIMKTAQTGKIGDGKIFVFDVARVVRIRTGEEDEEAI from the coding sequence ATGAAAAAGATCGATGCAATTATTAAACCATTCAAACTCGATGATGTGCGCGAAGCGTTAGCAGAAGTGGGCATCACCGGGATGACGGTCAGTGAAGTGAAGGGCTTTGGACGTCAAAAAGGCCATACTGAGCTGTATCGTGGTGCGGAGTACATGGTCGATTTTCTACCAAAAGTGAAAATCGAGATGGTGGTGGGTGATGACATCGTCGACACCTGTGTAGAAGCCATTATGAAAACCGCGCAAACCGGTAAAATCGGCGACGGTAAGATCTTCGTCTTCGACGTGGCGCGCGTTGTGCGTATCCGTACCGGTGAAGAGGACGAAGAGGCAATCTAA
- the glrR gene encoding two-component system response regulator GlrR, whose translation MKQSARLLLVDDDPGLLKLLGMRLSSEGFQVSTAESGPEALRHLQKEKADLVISDLRMDEMDGLALFGEIQKRHAGLPVIILTAHGSIPEAVSATQQGVFSFLTKPVDRDALYKAIDEALAQRAPASDDAWREAVVTRNPLMLRLLEQAHMVAQSDVSVLINGQSGTGKEVLAQAIHAASPRAKKAFIAINCGALPEQLLESELFGHAKGAFTGAVSAREGLFQAAEGGTLFLDEIGDMPQALQVKLLRVLQERKVRPLGSNRDVDINVRIISATHRDLPKAMEKKSFREDLYYRLNVVNLKIPALHERAEDIPLLANHLLRQSAERHKPFVRSFSVDAMKRLVGASWPGNVRQLVNVIEQCVALSTSPVISDALVEQALAGENTALPTFVEARNQFELNYLRKLLQMTKGNVTNAARLAGRNRTEFYKLLSRHELDASEFKE comes from the coding sequence ATGAAACAGTCCGCACGTTTACTGCTGGTGGATGACGACCCTGGTTTGCTCAAGCTGCTGGGGATGCGGCTCAGCAGTGAAGGTTTTCAGGTATCGACAGCCGAAAGTGGCCCGGAAGCGCTGCGTCATCTGCAAAAAGAGAAAGCAGATTTAGTGATTAGCGATCTGCGTATGGATGAGATGGACGGATTGGCGTTGTTTGGCGAAATCCAAAAACGCCACGCCGGTTTACCGGTGATCATCCTTACCGCGCATGGCTCTATTCCTGAAGCCGTATCGGCGACGCAGCAGGGCGTATTCAGTTTCCTGACCAAACCCGTGGATCGCGATGCGCTGTACAAAGCCATTGATGAAGCACTGGCACAGCGAGCACCCGCCAGTGATGATGCCTGGCGTGAAGCGGTTGTGACGCGCAACCCTTTAATGCTGCGTTTGCTGGAACAGGCGCATATGGTGGCGCAATCCGACGTCAGCGTATTGATCAACGGCCAAAGCGGCACCGGTAAAGAGGTGCTGGCGCAGGCGATTCATGCCGCCAGTCCGCGCGCCAAGAAAGCGTTTATCGCCATCAACTGCGGTGCATTACCGGAACAGTTGTTGGAATCTGAACTCTTTGGTCATGCGAAGGGTGCCTTTACGGGGGCGGTTAGTGCGCGTGAAGGGTTGTTCCAGGCCGCAGAGGGCGGCACGCTGTTTCTGGATGAAATCGGGGATATGCCACAAGCGCTGCAGGTGAAACTGCTACGTGTGTTGCAGGAGCGCAAAGTGCGGCCGCTGGGCAGTAACCGCGATGTCGATATCAACGTGCGCATTATCTCTGCTACCCATCGCGATCTCCCTAAAGCTATGGAGAAGAAGAGCTTCCGTGAGGATCTCTACTATCGGCTCAATGTGGTAAATCTGAAGATCCCCGCGCTGCATGAGCGCGCTGAGGATATTCCGCTGCTGGCCAACCATCTGTTACGCCAGTCAGCTGAGCGGCATAAACCTTTTGTCCGCAGTTTTTCCGTGGATGCGATGAAACGGCTGGTGGGTGCCAGTTGGCCTGGCAACGTCCGCCAGCTGGTGAACGTGATTGAGCAGTGCGTTGCACTCAGCACCTCGCCGGTGATCAGCGATGCGCTGGTGGAGCAAGCGCTGGCAGGAGAAAATACGGCGCTGCCCACCTTTGTCGAAGCGCGAAATCAGTTCGAGCTGAACTATCTGCGTAAATTGCTGCAAATGACCAAAGGAAATGTCACCAATGCCGCGCGACTGGCTGGACGTAACCGTACTGAATTCTATAAGCTGCTGTCACGCCATGAGCTGGACGCCAGTGAATTTAAAGAGTAG